In Juglans microcarpa x Juglans regia isolate MS1-56 chromosome 7D, Jm3101_v1.0, whole genome shotgun sequence, the following are encoded in one genomic region:
- the LOC121238492 gene encoding RGG repeats nuclear RNA binding protein A-like: MATMNPFDLLGDDDAEDPSLLIAAQQKLAAAAAAQPKKVAPAAQSKPASEQQQTKPPPKLPSKPLPPAQAVREARNEGGRGGGRGGGRGYGRGRGSGGFNRDSANNESSFSNSAVPTGQGSLEDGESGKSTERLGYGGPRSPYRGGRRGGFSNGEAGDGERPRRPFERRSGTGRGNEVKREGFGRGNWGTQTDEIEVTEEVVNETEKNVGDEKPVVEEEAPDSNKENPSNEAEEKEPEDKEMTLEEYEKLLEEKRKALQALKTEERKVDVKEFESMQQLSSKKGSDDIFIKLGSEKDKRREAEKEEKAKKSVSINEFLKPAEGERYHNPGGRGRGRGRGSRGGFGGNAGSSVAAPSIEDPSHFPTLGAK; the protein is encoded by the exons ATGGCGACCATGAACCCCTTTGATTTGTTAGGCGACGACGACGCCGAGGACCCCTCTCTGCTGATCGCCGCTCAGCAGAAGCTTGCCGCCGCCGCAGCTGCCCAACCCAAGAAGGTGGCTCCGGCGGCTCAATCTAAGCCGGCCTCTGAGCAGCAGCAGACCAAGCCGCCGCCCAAACTCCCCTCCAAGCCCCTGCCCCCTGCGCAAGCGG TGAGAGAGGCAAGGAATGAAGGTGGACGTGGAGGAGGTCGAGGAGGTGGACGAGGATATGGGCGTGGCCGAGGCAGTGGTGGTTTCAATCGTGATTCTGCCAACAATGAGAGCTCATTCAGCAACAGCGCAGTCCCCACTGGTCAAGGTTCCCTTGAAGACGGGGAGTCAGGTAAGTCTACTGAAAGGTTGGGCTACGGTGGACCTCGTAGTCCTTACCGTGGTGGTCGCCGAGGTGGTTTCAGCAATGGAGAAGCTGGTGATGGGGAACGTCCTCGAAGGCCATTTGAACGCCGTAGTGGGACTGGGCGTGG AAATGAGGTCAAACGAGAAGGGTTTGGCCGTGGAAACTGGGGAACACAAACTGATGAAATTGA GGTAACTGAAGAAGTTGTcaatgaaactgaaaagaatGTGGGTGATGAAAAGCCTGTAGTTGAGGAAGAGGCTCCAGACAGCAACAAGGAGAATCCTTCTAATGAAGCTGAAGAAAAAGAACCCGAGGATAAG GAGATGACTCTGGAAGAATATGAGAAACTActggaggagaagaggaaggcCCTGCAGGCTCTTAAGACCGAGGAAAGAAAGGTGGATGTGAAAGAGTTTGAATCCATGCAACAACTTTCAAGCAAGAAGGGCAGTGATGACATCTTTATTAAACTG ggTTCTGAGAAGGATAAGCGGAGAGAGGctgagaaggaagagaaggccaaGAAG TCTGTCAGCATTAATGAGTTCTTGAAGCCTGCTGAAGGAGAAAGGTACCACAACCCAGGTGGCCGGGGTCGAGGTCGGGGTCGCGGTTCGAGAGGAGGGTTTGGTGGAAATGCAGGCAGCAGTGTGGCAGCCCCATCTATTGAAGATCCTAGTCACTTCCCAACCTTAGGCGCCAAGTGA
- the LOC121238493 gene encoding phospholipase A(1) DAD1, chloroplastic-like, with the protein MPRPAKLGKKWMEYQGISNWDGLLDPLDDILRGEILRYGQFVEASYKSFDFDPSSPSYATCMFPRSSLLERAGLPETGYRLTKNLRATSGIQLPRWIERAPSWVATQSSWIGYVAICQDRDEIARLGRRDVVIAFRGTATCLEWVENLRATLTHLPNAGSDSDGTCGPMVESGFLSLYTSGTPGSPSLQQMVREEISRIIQSYGDEPLSLTITGHSLGAAIAILTAYDIKTTFKRAPLVTVISFGGPRVGNRIFRKHLERQGTKILRIVNSDDLITKVPGFVIKDDENIDTDDLPYNNLVQVTAGLPSWIQKLVEDTQWGYAEVGRELRLSSRDSPYLSGFNVATCHELKTYLHLIDGFVSSTCPFRASAKMMLGNYRR; encoded by the coding sequence ATGCCCAGGCCAGCCAAGCTCGGAAAGAAATGGATGGAGTATCAAGGTATTAGTAACTGGGACGGCTTGCTCGACCCCCTCGACGACATTTTGCGTGGCGAGATTCTACGGTACGGCCAGTTTGTCGAGGCTTCGTACAAGTCCTTCGACTTTGACCCCTCTTCACCTTCATATGCCACCTGCATGTTCCCCAGAAGCTCCCTCTTAGAACGAGCCGGACTACCGGAGACCGGATACCGTTTGACCAAAAATCTACGTGCAACCTCGGGTATTCAGTTACCACGTTGGATCGAAAGGGCACCCAGCTGGGTTGCTACACAGTCCAGCTGGATTGGCTACGTGGCAATTTGTCAAGACCGGGACGAAATAGCCAGGCTAGGTCGACGAGACGTGGTGATTGCTTTCAGAGGCACCGCCACATGCTTGGAGTGGGTAGAGAATCTCCGCGCCACACTGACCCACCTTCCCAATGCTGGTTCCGACAGCGACGGGACATGCGGACCCATGGTGGAGAGTGGGTTCCTGAGTCTCTACACCTCCGGAACCCCTGGTTCACCCAGTCTCCAACAAATGGTACGCGAAGAAATCTCCCGGATCATCCAATCGTACGGAGACGAGCCCCTGAGCTTGACCATCACCGGGCATAGCCTCGGGGCGGCCATAGCGATCCTCACTGCGTACGACATCAAGACAACCTTCAAACGCGCACCGCTCGTCACGGTCATCTCCTTCGGCGGGCCCCGAGTCGGTAACCGGATCTTCAGGAAACACCTAGAAAGGCAAGGCACCAAAATTCTACGCATCGTGAACTCGGACGACCTAATAACCAAAGTACCTGGTTTCGTGATCAAAGATGACGAAAACATTGACACAGACGATTTGCCATACAATAACCTAGTCCAAGTGACTGCTGGGCTGCCAAGCTGGATCCAAAAGCTCGTAGAGGACACGCAGTGGGGGTACGCCGAGGTGGGGCGGGAGCTGCGACTGAGCAGTAGGGACTCCCCTTACCTCAGCGGTTTCAACGTCGCCACTTGTCACGAGCTCAAGACGTACCTCCACCTGATCGACGGATTCGTGAGCTCTACCTGTCCTTTCAGGGCGTCCGCGAAAATGATGCTCGGAAATTATCGCCGTTGA